In one Alphaproteobacteria bacterium SS10 genomic region, the following are encoded:
- a CDS encoding TRAP transporter small permease subunit, with the protein MTGFLALLVKFIDGMNDRIGRGVSWLMLGMVLMTCFVVVLRYAILANMDPWLEAEWFAFLFGGPLIWLRENYVKLQESYVWMHGITFMVGAGYTLLHDGHVRVDIFYRGASPKYQAKVNLFGCLFLLIPVLCVIGYYSYPYVADSWEKLEESREAGGLPGLFLLKSMLLVFVALTMMQAISMMARSILVLTNHPEFAPPAEEHEGI; encoded by the coding sequence ATGACCGGGTTCCTCGCCTTACTCGTCAAATTCATCGATGGCATGAACGACCGTATTGGTCGTGGTGTGTCCTGGCTGATGCTGGGCATGGTCTTAATGACCTGCTTCGTCGTCGTCCTCCGCTACGCAATCCTAGCCAATATGGACCCGTGGTTGGAGGCGGAGTGGTTCGCCTTCCTCTTCGGTGGGCCGCTGATTTGGCTGCGTGAGAACTACGTGAAGCTGCAGGAAAGCTATGTTTGGATGCATGGCATTACCTTCATGGTGGGGGCGGGGTATACGCTGCTTCATGATGGCCATGTGCGGGTCGATATCTTCTATCGCGGCGCCTCTCCAAAGTATCAGGCCAAGGTGAACCTGTTTGGTTGCCTGTTCCTCCTGATCCCCGTGCTCTGCGTCATCGGCTACTACTCCTACCCTTACGTGGCTGATAGCTGGGAGAAGCTTGAGGAATCCCGTGAGGCTGGCGGCCTGCCAGGTCTCTTCCTGTTGAAATCCATGTTGCTGGTGTTTGTCGCCCTCACAATGATGCAGGCGATATCCATGATGGCGCGTTCAATTCTGGTGCTCACCAACCACCCGGAATTCGCCCCGCCCGCTGAAGAGCATGAGGGGATTTAG
- a CDS encoding biotin transporter BioY, with protein sequence MSTPMSTLAIAPATTTLMDRLIPVGDDVKGQTIRAVLLTIVGAQLLWISAKVQVPMWPVPMTMQTYAILALAGLAGWRVGLSMVALYLAQGAVGMPVFAGTPEKGIGLAYMMGPTGGYLLGFLMAAAVAGAASQVRGGMRLVSVVVGMTVAHLLVFIPGILWLGGAGFMDGGISAALAYNVSSFWLGTVLKTLLAIATIYGVWQLTSDRPTSPPSAS encoded by the coding sequence ATGAGCACCCCCATGAGCACGCTGGCCATCGCACCCGCAACCACCACCCTGATGGATCGTCTGATCCCGGTTGGTGATGATGTGAAGGGCCAGACCATCCGCGCTGTGCTGCTGACCATCGTTGGCGCCCAGCTGCTGTGGATCTCCGCTAAGGTGCAGGTGCCGATGTGGCCGGTTCCAATGACGATGCAGACCTATGCAATCCTCGCACTGGCTGGCCTGGCCGGTTGGCGTGTTGGGTTGTCTATGGTTGCCCTTTACCTGGCACAGGGTGCCGTTGGCATGCCGGTCTTCGCTGGCACGCCTGAGAAGGGTATCGGCCTCGCCTATATGATGGGCCCAACCGGTGGTTATCTGCTTGGCTTCCTGATGGCCGCTGCTGTTGCTGGTGCTGCCAGCCAGGTTCGCGGCGGTATGCGCCTTGTGTCCGTCGTGGTCGGCATGACCGTTGCCCATCTCCTGGTCTTTATCCCAGGCATCCTTTGGCTCGGCGGTGCAGGGTTCATGGATGGCGGTATCTCTGCCGCGTTGGCCTACAATGTGAGCAGCTTCTGGCTCGGTACCGTGCTTAAGACTCTGCTAGCAATTGCCACCATCTATGGTGTTTGGCAGCTAACCTCAGACCGTCCAACCAGCCCGCCTAGCGCCAGCTAA
- the parC gene encoding DNA topoisomerase IV subunit A translates to MDNVIERAFGDLLSEKYLAYALSTITSRSLPDVRDGMKPVHRRLLFAMSQLQLGPKTSPKKSARVVGDVIGKYHPHGDSAVYEAMVRLAQDFAQRYPLVDGQGNFGNIDGDNAAAMRYTEARLTRVAELMLEGIDEDAVDFRETYDGEGKEPIVLPAAFPNLLANGASGIAVGMATNIPPFNVAELCDGLLALIKSRNTDTATLQQLIPGPDFPTGGTLVEDPENILHAYETGRGGFRLRAKWEKEALGQGQYQIVITEIPYQVQKAKLIERIADLLNERKLPLLDDIRDESAEDVRIVIVPRSRNVEAEMLMESLYRHTDLENRYSLNMNVLEDGRVPRVMSLREVLLNYLDHRHEVLIRRTRHRLDKIAHRLEVLGGYLIAYLNLDEVIRIIREEDDAKASLIATFDLTDVQAEAILNMRLRALRKLEEMEIRKEHDALSEEQADLSDLLEKPNRRWTVISKQIKALQKEFGTDTELGARRTVIGSAPVFDEVPVEAMVEREPVTVVCSNKGWIRAVKGHIANANDLRFKEGDRARFAIHAETTDRLVIFGTNGRFYTVGVDKLPPGRGYGEPIRLIVDLPNDADIVAMRPHDPERHLILAASDGRGFRVAEKDVLAQTKTGKQVMNVSGATEAAICLPIDEGADHVAVVGTNRKLLIFALDELPELAKGRGVILQRYKDGQLSDIATMKAEEGLQWKRGDGIRTEPDFRTWIGKRAQAGRMVPTGFPRSNKFS, encoded by the coding sequence ATGGATAATGTGATCGAGCGTGCCTTTGGCGATCTATTGAGTGAGAAGTATCTCGCCTATGCGCTCTCCACCATCACCTCGCGATCGCTGCCGGATGTGCGCGATGGCATGAAGCCGGTGCATCGGCGCCTGCTTTTCGCGATGAGCCAGCTGCAGCTTGGGCCGAAGACCTCACCCAAGAAATCTGCCCGCGTCGTTGGTGACGTGATCGGTAAGTATCACCCCCATGGTGATAGCGCCGTTTATGAGGCCATGGTTCGCCTGGCCCAGGACTTTGCCCAGCGTTACCCGCTGGTCGATGGTCAGGGCAACTTCGGCAATATCGACGGCGATAACGCAGCCGCCATGCGGTACACCGAAGCGCGCCTAACCCGCGTTGCTGAGTTGATGCTCGAAGGCATTGATGAAGATGCCGTCGATTTCCGTGAGACCTATGACGGTGAGGGCAAAGAGCCGATTGTCCTGCCTGCCGCCTTCCCGAACCTGTTGGCCAATGGCGCCTCGGGTATCGCGGTGGGGATGGCAACGAACATCCCGCCCTTCAATGTTGCTGAGCTGTGTGACGGCCTGCTGGCCCTGATTAAGAGCCGCAACACTGATACAGCGACCCTGCAACAGCTGATCCCTGGCCCTGATTTCCCGACCGGCGGCACGCTGGTTGAGGATCCAGAGAATATTCTTCACGCCTATGAGACGGGCCGGGGTGGTTTCCGGCTCCGCGCGAAATGGGAGAAAGAGGCCCTCGGCCAGGGTCAGTACCAGATCGTCATCACTGAGATCCCGTATCAGGTTCAGAAGGCCAAGCTGATTGAGCGGATCGCCGATTTGTTAAATGAGCGGAAGCTGCCGCTGCTCGACGATATCCGTGATGAGTCGGCGGAAGATGTGCGCATCGTCATCGTCCCACGCTCTCGCAATGTCGAAGCTGAGATGTTGATGGAGAGCTTGTACCGGCACACCGACCTAGAGAACCGGTACTCGCTCAACATGAATGTGCTTGAGGATGGGCGTGTACCGCGGGTGATGAGCCTGCGTGAAGTGCTGCTCAACTACCTCGATCACCGTCATGAGGTTTTGATCCGCCGGACCCGGCACCGGTTGGATAAGATCGCCCATCGCCTAGAGGTATTGGGCGGTTACCTGATTGCCTATCTCAACCTCGATGAGGTGATCCGCATCATCCGGGAAGAGGACGATGCCAAAGCGTCGTTGATCGCAACCTTCGATCTGACTGATGTGCAGGCTGAGGCCATCCTCAATATGCGCCTTCGTGCGTTGCGTAAGCTTGAGGAAATGGAGATCCGGAAAGAGCATGATGCGCTGAGTGAAGAGCAGGCGGACCTATCCGATCTCTTAGAAAAGCCGAATCGCCGCTGGACCGTTATCTCTAAACAAATCAAAGCGTTGCAGAAGGAGTTTGGCACGGATACCGAGCTGGGTGCGCGCCGGACGGTGATTGGTTCTGCCCCAGTATTTGATGAGGTACCTGTTGAAGCCATGGTGGAGCGGGAGCCGGTGACGGTGGTCTGTTCCAACAAGGGCTGGATCCGCGCGGTGAAGGGGCATATCGCAAATGCCAATGACCTCCGCTTTAAGGAGGGGGACCGTGCGCGCTTCGCAATTCATGCGGAGACGACGGACCGGCTTGTCATCTTTGGCACCAATGGCCGGTTCTACACGGTTGGCGTCGATAAGCTGCCACCCGGCCGCGGCTATGGTGAGCCGATCAGGCTGATTGTCGATCTGCCGAATGATGCCGATATCGTCGCCATGCGTCCCCATGATCCTGAGCGTCATTTGATTCTGGCCGCTTCAGACGGTCGTGGCTTCCGGGTTGCTGAGAAGGATGTGCTGGCCCAAACCAAGACCGGTAAGCAGGTCATGAATGTTTCGGGCGCAACCGAGGCTGCCATCTGTCTGCCGATTGATGAGGGCGCGGATCACGTCGCCGTGGTTGGCACCAACCGGAAGTTACTGATCTTCGCATTGGATGAGCTGCCAGAGCTTGCCAAGGGCAGGGGGGTAATCCTCCAGCGGTACAAGGATGGCCAGCTATCGGACATCGCGACAATGAAGGCTGAAGAGGGCCTGCAATGGAAGCGGGGCGATGGTATCCGCACCGAACCTGACTTCCGCACCTGGATTGGTAAGCGGGCACAGGCCGGGCGCATGGTGCCGACGGGCTTCCCGCGTTCTAACAAGTTTTCTTAA
- the recO gene encoding DNA repair protein RecO — protein MEWSDRGIVLAARPHGESGAVIHVLCQEQGRFAGMLHGAQSSRRRGLSEPGTMVQAHWQARLADHLGNWQLESTRQFAAELLDEPLRLAGLQAVCSLAQEALPEREPHEDVFFATEALLNTFDGEFWAPVLIKWETKLLESLGFGLDLTKCAATGSTENLCFVSPKSGRAVSAEGAGPYKERLLPLPGFLIGQGDASPERVVEGLRLTAHFLQKHVFDVTNRPLPVARIRFQDSYSRFAGTSGTVDAPDD, from the coding sequence ATTGAGTGGAGCGATCGCGGCATTGTCCTAGCGGCACGCCCCCATGGGGAGAGTGGGGCCGTTATCCATGTTCTATGCCAGGAACAGGGACGCTTTGCCGGGATGTTGCATGGCGCCCAGTCCAGTCGTCGCCGGGGGTTAAGCGAGCCCGGCACCATGGTTCAGGCCCATTGGCAGGCGCGTTTGGCCGACCATTTGGGCAATTGGCAACTCGAATCGACACGGCAATTTGCAGCTGAATTGCTTGATGAACCACTTCGCCTTGCCGGGTTGCAGGCGGTTTGTTCACTCGCCCAGGAAGCGCTGCCGGAACGTGAACCGCATGAGGATGTGTTCTTCGCGACCGAGGCGTTGCTGAACACCTTCGATGGCGAGTTCTGGGCGCCCGTCCTGATCAAATGGGAAACCAAGCTGCTTGAGAGCCTCGGCTTCGGCCTTGATCTAACGAAATGCGCGGCGACGGGCTCAACCGAAAACCTCTGTTTTGTAAGCCCAAAATCCGGCCGTGCCGTCTCAGCGGAGGGTGCGGGGCCATATAAAGAGCGACTGCTGCCGCTGCCCGGCTTCCTGATCGGCCAAGGTGATGCCTCACCAGAGCGGGTGGTTGAGGGGTTACGCCTGACCGCACACTTCCTTCAGAAGCATGTGTTCGATGTTACTAACAGGCCATTGCCCGTAGCACGCATTCGCTTCCAAGATAGCTATTCCAGATTTGCTGGCACATCTGGTACGGTCGACGCGCCTGACGACTAA